The sequence CGCCTCTAGCCCGAAAGCCGGATCGGCATCCATTTCTGCCAGCAGATCGGCAGTCAGCAGGTCAACCGAAGACGACGCGGTTCCGAAGGCGGGATCGGCGTCCATCTCGGCCATCAGATCGGCCGTGCTCATGAAGGCACTGGGCGCGGCCGGGGCGAACGCCGGGTCGGCATCCATTTCGGCCAGGAAATCGGCGGCGATGTCGGCCGCGCTCGGTGCAGCAACCACCGGCGGCCCGAATGCCGGGTCGGCGTCCATTTCGGCGAGGAAATCGGCGGCGATGTCGGCCGCGCTCGGTGCAGCAACCACCGGCGGCCCGAATGCCGGGTCGGCGTCCATTTCGGCCAGAAAATCTGCGGCAATGTCGGCGGCGCTCGGTGCTGCAACCACTGGCGGCCCGAACGCCGGGTCGGCGTCCATTTCGGCGAGGAAATCGGCGGCAATGTCGGCGGCACTCGGCGTGGCAATCACGGGCGCACCAAGTGCCGGGTCCGAACGCATGTCGGCCAGCAGATCGGCGGCGATGACTTCCGGCGTTGCAGCGACGGGAGCTGGCGCTTCGGCGACAGCGACGTCCGAATCTTCGCTCATGGCAAGCGCGGCGGCGGGTTCGGCGGCCGGGGTTGCAGCGACAGGCGTGCTCGTGACGGCGTCGGGCATCTCCACGCCGGCATCGTGCAACAGCCCTTCCAGGTAATCGTCCAGCTCACCGTTGGCGGTGTGGTTGCTCATGCGGCTTGCTCCATACGCATCGCGTCATCGGCCAGCACCCATTCCAGCGCGCGGCGATAGGCGGACAGGCCGCGGCCCTGATAATCGGCGCCGGTGGCGGGGACGGTCAGTGCGGCGGCATTGCAAATTCGGGTGTCCATCGGAACGGCGTCTTCCCACACCACCGGGCCGTAGGTGGTCTGCATTTCCTTGAGCGTTTCGTTGCCGGCGCGTGTGCGACGGTCGAACAGGGTCGGCAGGATCGACACCGGCAGCTCGCGACGACGCGAGCGCTGCACCATGTCGGCGGTGCGCACCATGCTGGCAAGGCCATGCAATGCGAGCGGCTCGGCCTGGGTCGGCACCACCACGCGATCGCAGGCGGCCAGTGCGTTGATCATCAACAGGCCGAGCGTGGGCGGGCAGTCGAGCAGGATGTAATCGTGTTGGCCGGCGTGGCGAGTCATCGCGTTTTGCAATGCCAGGCCCAAGCCGGGCTGATTGGCGCTACGGCGTTCCAGCGTGGCCAGTGCGGCTTGGGCGCACACATACGACAGGCCGGGGATGGCACTTTCGTGCGCCAGGCTGGCCAGGTCGCTCGGCGGGGTGCCAAACAGGTCCAATACCCCGCGCGGCGGCGGGTCGACCGCCACGCCGAACGCGCGGGTGAGCGAGGAGTGCGGGTCGAGGTCGATCAACAACACCCGATGCCCGAGCGCGGCCAATCCGCGACCCAACGCCAGCGTCGTGGTGGTCTTGCCTACGCCGCCCTTTTGGTTGGCGATTGCCCAGATACGCATCTCACTGCACTCCTTCAATTACGGCGGGGACGGAACTTGTGCCGCTTTCGGTGGTGACGGCCGTTTGGCCGCCGTCTGACTTGGGAAGCTTTGGCGCCCCGGCGGCGGTCGCATGCAACTGCGATGGCGGATCGGGTGCGAGTGAGCCAGCTGAGTCAGCGAGTATGATCAACACCACACGCCGGTTCGCATTCCGTCCCGCCTCGGTTGTGTTATCGGCACGTGCGCGGAATTCTCCATAGCCGACCATCGCCAATCGTTGCGGGGCGATGCCATCGTCGGCAAACAGGTGCACTACGCTGGCCGCACGCGCCGCCGACAGCTCCCAATTGGAAGGAAACTGCACGGTAGCGATGGGCTGGTTGTCGGTATAGCCCTCCACACGCACGCCGTTGGGCGCATCGCGCAACACCGACGCCAATGTCGACAGCGTTCCGCGGGCGCCGCCGGCCAGGGTGGCCGAGCCGGTGCCGAACAGGATGTCGCTGTTGATCTCCACCTCGATCCACAGATCGTTGCGGCGGATGGTGATGAGTTTCTTGTCGATCAGCGGCGACAGCGTCTTGCTCAACTGCTGCTCCACCGCATCCATCTGACGCTGCGCGCGTGCCAGCTGGGTCTGATTGCGCAGCGACACCGGCATGCGCATCTGTGCGGCCATCGACGGCAGCAGGGTAGGGTCGGTGGGGCCGTTGGACGCAGCCATCGGTGCGCCGGCCTTGATCACCGACGGACGGTCGTAGTCGGCGCCCAGGCTCTGGGTCTTGCCCAGTTGCACCGGGCTGGCGTTGGTGGAGGAGCCACCGAACGCACTGGTCAGTGCCTGCGCCATGACCTTGTATTTGCCCTCGTTGAGCGAGGAGATGGCGTACATCACCACAAAAAACGCCAGCAGCAAGGTCATCAGGTCGGCGTACGGAATCGCCCACGCTTCGTGGTTGCCATGTTCTTCGTGGTGTTTGCGACGACGGGCCATGACGGGACTAATGCAAGTAGCCTGCCAATTTCGACTCGATGTTGCGCGGGTTCTCGCCTTGGGCGATTGCAATCAGTCCTTCGATGGCCATTTCGCGCTCGTTGGTGCTGCAATGGATCACGCTCTTGAGCTTGGCTGCCACCGGCAGAAACAGCAGATTGGCCGAGGCAATGCCGTAAATGGTGGCGGTGAAGGCCGCCGCGATGCCATGGCCGAGCATGGCCGGGTCGGCCAGATTCTTCATCACCGCCATCAGGCCGAGTACCGCGCCGATGATGCCCAGCGTGGGCGCATAGATGCCCATGCCTTCGAACACCTTGGCGGCGGCAAGATCCTGACGCTCCTGGTTATCGACTTCGATTTCCAGCATATGCCGCATGGATTCGGGCTCCACGCCGTCAACCAACATCTGCAGGCCCTTGCGCAGGAAGGCATCGCTCTGGCGCGGCAATTGGTCTTCCAGGCCCAGCAGGCCCTGACGGCGCGCGATGTTGCTCCATTCCACGATCCGCGCCACCAGCTGCGGGCGATCGCTGGCCGGCGGCTGGATCACCCAGCGCAAGATTTTGAAGGCGCGCCGGAAAACCGCCGGCGAGGTATGCAGCAGGA comes from Xanthomonas vesicatoria ATCC 35937 and encodes:
- a CDS encoding ParA family protein; this translates as MRIWAIANQKGGVGKTTTTLALGRGLAALGHRVLLIDLDPHSSLTRAFGVAVDPPPRGVLDLFGTPPSDLASLAHESAIPGLSYVCAQAALATLERRSANQPGLGLALQNAMTRHAGQHDYILLDCPPTLGLLMINALAACDRVVVPTQAEPLALHGLASMVRTADMVQRSRRRELPVSILPTLFDRRTRAGNETLKEMQTTYGPVVWEDAVPMDTRICNAAALTVPATGADYQGRGLSAYRRALEWVLADDAMRMEQAA
- the motD gene encoding flagellar motor protein MotD, with translation MARRRKHHEEHGNHEAWAIPYADLMTLLLAFFVVMYAISSLNEGKYKVMAQALTSAFGGSSTNASPVQLGKTQSLGADYDRPSVIKAGAPMAASNGPTDPTLLPSMAAQMRMPVSLRNQTQLARAQRQMDAVEQQLSKTLSPLIDKKLITIRRNDLWIEVEINSDILFGTGSATLAGGARGTLSTLASVLRDAPNGVRVEGYTDNQPIATVQFPSNWELSAARAASVVHLFADDGIAPQRLAMVGYGEFRARADNTTEAGRNANRRVVLIILADSAGSLAPDPPSQLHATAAGAPKLPKSDGGQTAVTTESGTSSVPAVIEGVQ
- a CDS encoding flagellar motor protein, which translates into the protein MDRLSIIGLVLAIVAIVGGSVLKGAGISSLWSPAAFVIVIVGTVAAILLHTSPAVFRRAFKILRWVIQPPASDRPQLVARIVEWSNIARRQGLLGLEDQLPRQSDAFLRKGLQMLVDGVEPESMRHMLEIEVDNQERQDLAAAKVFEGMGIYAPTLGIIGAVLGLMAVMKNLADPAMLGHGIAAAFTATIYGIASANLLFLPVAAKLKSVIHCSTNEREMAIEGLIAIAQGENPRNIESKLAGYLH